A window from Dama dama isolate Ldn47 chromosome 11, ASM3311817v1, whole genome shotgun sequence encodes these proteins:
- the ARRDC1 gene encoding arrestin domain-containing protein 1 yields MGRVQLFEVRLNHGRVVYSPGEPLVGAVRVRLTAPLPFRAIRVTCTGSCRVSNKANDSAWVVEESYFNSALSLADKGSLPAGEHSFPFQFLLPATAPTSFEGPFGKIVHQVRATIDTPRFSKDHQCSRVFYILSPLNLNSIPDIEQPNVASTTKKFSYKLVKTGSVVLTASTDLRGYVVGQVLRLQADIENQSGKDTSPVVASLLQKVSYKAKRWIYDVRTIAEVEGAGVKAWRRAQWQEQVLVPALPQSALPGCSLIHVDYYLQVSLKQPEAVVTLPVFIGNIAVNHVPLSPRPGPGLVVPSAPPQEEAEAVASGPHFFSDPVSLSTKSHSQQQQPPAALGSVPHSAPEPRPQDGSPAPHPLPPPLCISTGATVPYFAEGCGGPVPTSSTLILPPEYSSWGYPYEAPPSYEQSCGGVDPGLTPGS; encoded by the exons ATGGGGCGGGTGCAGCTCTTCGAGGTCCGCCTGAACCACGGCCGCGTAGTCTACAGCCCGGGGGAGCCGCTGGTGGGGGCTGTGCGCGTGCGCCTGACGGCGCCGCTGCCCTTCCGAG CCATCCGTGTGACCTGCACGGGGTCCTGCAGGGTCTCCAACAAGGCCAACGACTCAGCCTGGGTGGTGGAGGAGAGCTACTTCAACAGTGCTCTGTCTCTGGCCGACAAGG GGAGCCTGCCTGCTGGAGAGCACAGCTTCCCCTTCCAGTTCCTGCTTCCTG CCACGGCTCCCACGTCCTTTGAGGGCCCTTTCGGGAAGATTGTACACCAGGTTCGGGCCACCATCGACACACCACGTTTTTCCAAGGATCACCAGTGCAGCCGTGTGTTCTACATCTTGAGCCCCCTGAACCTGAACAGCATCCCAGACATCGAG CAACCCAATGTGGCCTCCACCACCAAGAAGTTCTCCTACAAGCTGGTGAAGACGGGCAGCGTGGTCCTCACAGCCAGCACTGACCTCCGAGGCTACGTGGTAGGGCAGGTGCTGCGGCTGCAGGCGGACATTGAGAACCAGTCAGGCAAGGACACCAGCCCGGTGGTGGCCAGTCTGCTGCAG AAAGTGTCCTACAAGGCCAAGCGCTGGATTTACGACGTGCGGACCATCGCCGAGGTGGAGGGGGCCGGCGTCAAGGCCTGGCGGCGGGCTCAGTGGCAGGAGCAGGTCCTGGTGCCCGCCCTGCCCCAGTCCGCCCTGCCGGGCTGCAGCCTCATCCATGTGGACTACTATCTGCAG GTCTCCCTGAAACAACCGGAAGCTGTTGTGACGCTCCCGGTCTTCATCGGCAACATTGCTGTGAACCACGTCCCACTGAGCCCCCGGCCAGGCCCCGGCCTGGTGGTGCCCTCAGCCCCGccccaggaggaggcagaggctgtGGCCAGCGGCCCTCACTTCTTCTCCgatcctgtctctctctccaccaAGAGCCActcccagcagcagcagccgcctgCAGCCCTTGGCTCTGTGCCCCACAGTGCCCCAGAACCCCGTCCTCAGGATGGCAGCCCCGCCCCAcaccctctgccccctcccttgTGCATCTCCACAGGTGCCACCGTGCCCTACTTTGCAGAGGGTTGTGGAGGTCCGGTG